The following are encoded in a window of Corynebacterium argentoratense DSM 44202 genomic DNA:
- a CDS encoding ribose-phosphate diphosphokinase: MTDNWVDNKRNLMLFSGRAHPELGEAVAKNLGIDLTPMTARDFANGEIFVRFEESVRGCDAFVLQSHTQPLNKWLMEQLIMIDALKRGSAKRITAILPFYPYARQDKKHRGREPISARLVADLLYAAGADRIVSVDLHTDQIQGFFDGPVDHMHAMPILTDYIKKNYSLDNIAVVSPDAGRVKVAEKWANILGDAPLAFVHKTRSVDVANQVVANRVVGDVTGRTCVLLDDMIDTGGTIAGAVGVLRDAGAKDVIIACTHGVFSDPARERLSQCGAKEVITTDTLPQNTEGWDNLTVLSIAPLLAKTIREIFENGSVTTLFEGQA, translated from the coding sequence ATGACTGACAACTGGGTGGACAACAAACGCAACCTGATGCTCTTCTCAGGGCGCGCACACCCCGAACTCGGTGAAGCCGTCGCCAAGAACCTTGGCATCGACCTCACCCCCATGACCGCACGGGACTTCGCCAACGGCGAGATCTTCGTCCGTTTCGAAGAATCCGTCCGCGGCTGCGACGCCTTCGTCCTGCAGTCCCACACCCAGCCGCTGAACAAGTGGCTGATGGAACAGCTCATCATGATCGACGCCCTAAAGCGCGGCTCCGCCAAGCGCATCACCGCGATCCTGCCCTTCTACCCCTACGCCCGCCAGGACAAGAAGCACCGCGGCCGCGAGCCGATTTCCGCGCGCTTGGTCGCCGACCTGCTCTACGCTGCTGGTGCCGACCGCATCGTGTCTGTCGACCTGCACACCGACCAGATCCAGGGCTTCTTCGACGGCCCCGTCGATCACATGCACGCCATGCCGATCCTGACGGACTACATCAAGAAGAACTACAGCCTCGACAACATTGCTGTGGTCTCCCCCGATGCTGGCCGCGTGAAGGTTGCCGAAAAGTGGGCCAACATTTTGGGCGACGCTCCCCTGGCGTTCGTCCACAAGACCCGCAGCGTGGATGTTGCCAACCAGGTTGTTGCTAACCGTGTCGTCGGTGATGTCACCGGCCGCACCTGTGTCCTGCTCGACGACATGATCGACACCGGCGGAACCATCGCAGGTGCCGTTGGTGTTCTGCGCGACGCCGGTGCGAAGGACGTCATCATTGCCTGCACCCACGGTGTGTTCTCTGATCCGGCTCGCGAGCGTTTGTCGCAGTGCGGTGCGAAGGAAGTTATAACCACCGATACGCTGCCGCAGAACACTGAGGGCTGGGACAACCTGACCGTGCTGTCGATTGCGCCGCTGCTGGCCAAGACCATCCGTGAGATCTTCGAAAACGGCTCTGTGACCACCCTGTTTGAGGGCCAGGCCTAG
- the efeU gene encoding iron uptake transporter permease EfeU, translated as MFVANALIGLREGLEASMIVMILVAFLVKGDRRQQLKWVWLGVAAALATTTAVFVIIQFGTKTLTSTGQELVGGIASLIAVGLVTWLLLWMRTASATISAELQGKLDKAVAIGPFAVVLVAFTAVVREGIETALLVFDSFTGGTLATPFLGLMTGIVASVVLAMLMYRGAIRINLSVFFRVTGILLIVVAAGILRYGITDLQEAGVVPGLGNLAFDISHVLVPGTPVATLVEGIFNLVPAPTTASMIGWVIYLIVALALFLRPVAPPKAVSTSAPHAGEHHRVT; from the coding sequence ATGTTTGTAGCTAACGCACTCATCGGTTTACGCGAGGGCCTCGAAGCGTCGATGATCGTCATGATCCTCGTCGCCTTCCTGGTTAAAGGAGACCGTCGACAGCAGTTGAAGTGGGTATGGCTCGGCGTAGCAGCCGCACTCGCCACGACGACTGCCGTGTTTGTCATCATCCAATTCGGCACCAAGACACTGACCAGCACGGGCCAGGAACTAGTAGGCGGCATCGCATCACTGATTGCTGTCGGCTTGGTTACCTGGTTGTTGCTGTGGATGCGCACCGCTAGTGCCACTATATCGGCTGAGCTGCAAGGAAAACTGGATAAGGCGGTCGCTATCGGCCCCTTCGCTGTCGTACTGGTTGCGTTTACCGCAGTCGTACGCGAAGGCATCGAGACCGCCCTATTGGTGTTTGATTCTTTCACCGGCGGCACCCTCGCAACTCCCTTCTTGGGGTTGATGACGGGCATCGTTGCCTCTGTTGTTCTTGCCATGCTGATGTACCGCGGCGCTATTCGCATCAACCTGAGTGTCTTTTTCCGGGTGACCGGAATTTTGCTGATTGTCGTCGCCGCAGGCATCCTGCGCTACGGCATTACTGATCTCCAGGAAGCCGGCGTTGTGCCGGGTCTTGGAAACCTCGCTTTTGATATTTCCCACGTGTTGGTGCCCGGCACTCCCGTCGCCACACTGGTTGAAGGCATCTTCAACCTGGTGCCAGCCCCAACGACTGCATCAATGATCGGGTGGGTCATCTACCTGATTGTTGCTTTGGCGCTGTTCCTGCGCCCGGTTGCACCCCCTAAGGCTGTTTCGACTTCAGCCCCCCACGCCGGTGAACACCACCGTGTAACGTAA
- a CDS encoding MazG nucleotide pyrophosphohydrolase domain-containing protein, with protein sequence MPVLLLDPRCPNQIPIEALAFITGTTSTVAYTDEVPIRVRWAIADLGATTVCDVSDAQLLVTTDDSSALFAEATAADSHVIVCPSRAITAASSIQQTPIEQAQETISRALDIGEWEQKQTHASLIPYLEEETQEFAQAVRAAETRRSYFDDSDMCDELGDILLQVLFHAEIARRREAFTFNDVAESFNNKMRARAPYLFDGTTEIVPEAEQQRLWNKAKSV encoded by the coding sequence ATGCCCGTGCTGTTGCTCGACCCCCGCTGTCCCAACCAGATCCCTATCGAAGCCCTAGCATTTATCACCGGCACTACCAGCACAGTCGCCTACACCGATGAAGTCCCCATCAGGGTGCGTTGGGCGATCGCCGACCTCGGTGCCACTACCGTGTGCGATGTCAGTGATGCCCAGCTGCTTGTCACCACCGATGATTCGAGCGCATTGTTCGCGGAGGCGACAGCCGCCGACAGTCACGTCATCGTGTGTCCGTCGCGCGCCATCACCGCGGCGTCATCAATCCAACAAACCCCCATTGAGCAGGCGCAGGAGACCATCAGCCGTGCCCTCGATATAGGGGAGTGGGAGCAGAAACAAACCCACGCGAGCCTCATCCCCTACCTGGAAGAGGAAACACAAGAGTTCGCCCAAGCCGTGCGCGCAGCAGAAACCCGACGCAGCTACTTTGACGATAGCGACATGTGCGACGAACTCGGCGACATTTTGCTGCAGGTGCTTTTCCATGCAGAGATCGCCCGCCGGCGCGAAGCCTTCACGTTTAATGACGTCGCGGAATCCTTCAACAACAAAATGCGTGCGCGCGCACCCTACCTGTTTGACGGCACAACCGAGATAGTGCCGGAGGCCGAGCAGCAACGACTGTGGAATAAAGCAAAAAGCGTGTAA
- the eno gene encoding phosphopyruvate hydratase, with product MAEIMHVFAREIMDSRGNPTVECEVFLEDGAHGVAGVPSGASTGVHEAHELRDGGDRYQGKGVLKAVENLNEEIADALAGLEADDQRLVDKAMIDLDGTPNKSRLGANAILGASIATAKAAAESAGLELFRYVGGPNAHLLPVPMMNIVNGGAHADSGVDVQEFMIAPIGAPTFAEALRMGAEVYHNLKAVIKAKGLSTGLGDEGGFAPSVDSTKAALDLIVEAINKAGFTPGEDVALALDVASSEFFDKDKGVYNFEGGEHTAAEMTEVYKKLIEEYPIVSIEDPLQEDDWEGYTHLTAEIGDKVQIVGDDFFVTNPARLAEGIEKKAANALLVKVNQIGTLTETFDAVEMAHRNGYRCMMSHRSGETEDTTIADLAVALNCGQIKTGAPARSERVAKYNQLLRIEQLLGDAAVYAGRSAFPRFK from the coding sequence GTGGCTGAAATCATGCACGTTTTTGCTCGCGAGATCATGGATTCACGCGGCAACCCCACCGTCGAATGCGAGGTCTTCCTCGAGGACGGTGCTCACGGTGTTGCAGGCGTTCCCTCCGGCGCATCCACCGGTGTGCACGAGGCTCACGAGCTGCGTGACGGCGGCGACCGCTACCAAGGCAAGGGTGTCTTGAAGGCCGTCGAGAACCTCAACGAAGAAATCGCCGACGCCCTCGCTGGCCTCGAAGCTGATGACCAGCGCCTTGTCGACAAGGCCATGATCGACCTGGATGGCACCCCCAACAAGTCCCGCCTGGGTGCTAACGCTATCCTCGGCGCTTCCATCGCCACCGCGAAGGCTGCAGCTGAGTCCGCTGGCCTGGAGCTGTTCCGTTACGTCGGCGGCCCCAACGCTCACCTCCTTCCCGTTCCGATGATGAACATCGTCAACGGTGGCGCACACGCTGACTCCGGCGTTGACGTCCAGGAGTTCATGATCGCACCGATCGGTGCCCCCACCTTCGCAGAAGCACTGCGCATGGGCGCCGAGGTCTACCACAACCTCAAGGCCGTCATTAAGGCTAAGGGCCTGTCCACCGGTCTCGGCGACGAGGGTGGCTTTGCTCCCTCCGTTGATTCCACCAAGGCAGCTCTCGACCTGATCGTCGAAGCTATCAACAAGGCCGGCTTCACCCCCGGCGAAGATGTCGCCCTCGCACTGGACGTTGCTTCCTCCGAGTTCTTCGACAAGGACAAGGGTGTCTACAACTTCGAAGGTGGCGAGCACACCGCTGCCGAGATGACCGAGGTCTACAAGAAGCTGATCGAGGAATACCCGATCGTTTCCATCGAAGACCCGCTGCAGGAAGACGACTGGGAGGGCTACACCCACCTGACCGCCGAGATCGGCGACAAGGTGCAGATCGTCGGCGACGACTTCTTCGTCACCAACCCCGCCCGCCTTGCAGAAGGCATCGAGAAGAAGGCCGCCAACGCTCTGTTGGTCAAGGTCAACCAGATCGGTACCCTGACCGAGACCTTCGACGCTGTTGAGATGGCTCACCGCAACGGCTACCGCTGCATGATGTCCCACCGCTCTGGCGAGACCGAGGACACCACCATCGCTGACCTCGCAGTTGCTTTGAACTGTGGTCAGATCAAGACCGGTGCTCCGGCCCGTTCCGAGCGCGTCGCTAAGTACAACCAGCTGCTGCGCATCGAGCAGCTTCTCGGTGACGCCGCTGTCTACGCTGGTCGCTCTGCATTCCCCCGCTTCAAGTAA
- a CDS encoding TetR/AcrR family transcriptional regulator — protein sequence MVRQRMSGSQRREQLISVGRSVFAARGYDAASVEEIAARAGVSKPVVYDHFGGKEGLYAVVVDREMVRLQEVITQALAKGRSRTRIEQAVLALLTYVEEHTDGFQILVRDVPQGGDRGYATLLNDAVGQVSHILGEAFMRLGLDPDTAVLYGQALVGMVSMTAQWWLDVRTPDKEAVAAHIVNLCWNGLARMESHPVLSEDL from the coding sequence ATGGTTAGGCAGAGGATGTCGGGCTCTCAACGTCGTGAGCAGCTCATTAGTGTTGGTCGTAGTGTGTTTGCTGCGCGGGGTTATGACGCCGCGAGTGTTGAGGAAATTGCGGCGCGTGCGGGTGTCAGCAAGCCTGTGGTGTACGACCACTTTGGGGGCAAGGAGGGCTTGTATGCGGTGGTGGTGGACCGCGAGATGGTGCGTTTGCAGGAGGTGATTACCCAGGCGTTGGCTAAGGGGCGTAGCCGGACGCGTATTGAGCAGGCCGTGTTGGCTTTGTTGACGTATGTGGAGGAGCATACGGACGGTTTTCAGATTTTGGTGCGCGATGTGCCGCAAGGTGGGGATCGTGGTTATGCGACGTTGCTTAATGACGCCGTGGGGCAGGTGTCGCACATTTTGGGTGAGGCGTTCATGCGGTTGGGCCTGGATCCGGATACTGCGGTGTTGTATGGTCAGGCGCTGGTGGGGATGGTCAGTATGACTGCGCAGTGGTGGTTGGATGTGCGTACTCCTGATAAGGAGGCCGTGGCTGCCCACATCGTTAACCTATGCTGGAATGGTTTGGCCCGGATGGAGTCGCATCCGGTGTTGTCTGAAGATCTTTAA
- the efeO gene encoding iron uptake system protein EfeO, translated as MPLALAACADKADEASTTTFTVKANDSACEVSGDSAETGTSVFEVTNDGSKTTEFYVYTSGGRVVGEVENIGPGSTRKLTVQITDPGDYTLTCKPGMVGEGISQQLKVTGESKSATEGDAVLTEAVDGYVAYVRSQVGSLKEQTSEFVGAIEKGDVEAAKALFPIARTPYERIEPVAESFPDDLDPRIDRREADLEDGQTVDDWSGFHKIEKDLWVGGAITEETKQTARQLYKDVEELDEGVNSPDYKITPAQIAGGAQELLDEITTSKITGEEDIFSGTDLYDFQANLDGSKAAIASLEKAINERDADLLKEINKRFDNVQKLLDRYREGDGFVDYNKVTEPERKELATAIDALTEKVAKVQQVVAN; from the coding sequence ATGCCTTTGGCTCTGGCTGCGTGTGCAGATAAGGCTGATGAAGCCTCCACCACCACCTTCACCGTGAAGGCCAACGATTCTGCTTGTGAAGTCAGCGGCGATTCCGCCGAGACCGGCACCTCCGTTTTCGAGGTCACCAACGACGGCAGCAAGACCACCGAGTTTTATGTCTACACCTCCGGCGGCCGCGTGGTCGGCGAGGTCGAAAACATTGGTCCCGGCAGCACCCGCAAGTTGACTGTCCAGATCACCGATCCGGGCGACTACACCTTGACCTGTAAGCCCGGCATGGTCGGCGAAGGTATTTCCCAGCAACTGAAGGTCACTGGCGAATCCAAGTCCGCCACTGAGGGTGACGCAGTGCTGACTGAGGCCGTCGACGGCTACGTCGCCTACGTCCGCTCCCAGGTCGGCAGCTTGAAGGAGCAAACCTCCGAGTTCGTCGGCGCTATCGAAAAGGGCGATGTGGAGGCTGCCAAGGCACTGTTCCCGATTGCCCGCACCCCCTACGAGCGCATCGAGCCCGTCGCCGAGTCCTTCCCCGACGATCTCGATCCCCGCATCGACCGGCGTGAGGCTGATCTCGAGGACGGCCAGACCGTTGACGACTGGTCCGGCTTCCACAAGATCGAAAAGGACTTGTGGGTCGGCGGCGCCATCACTGAGGAAACCAAGCAGACTGCTCGCCAGCTGTACAAGGACGTCGAGGAGCTCGACGAGGGCGTGAACTCCCCGGATTACAAGATCACCCCCGCCCAGATCGCAGGTGGCGCCCAGGAGCTTCTGGACGAAATCACCACCAGCAAGATCACCGGCGAAGAGGACATCTTCTCCGGCACTGACCTCTACGATTTCCAGGCCAACCTTGATGGCTCCAAGGCTGCTATTGCCTCCCTCGAGAAGGCTATCAACGAGCGCGATGCCGACCTGCTCAAGGAGATCAACAAGCGCTTCGACAATGTTCAGAAGCTGCTTGATCGCTACCGCGAGGGCGACGGTTTCGTCGACTACAACAAGGTCACTGAGCCTGAGCGCAAGGAGCTGGCAACGGCTATCGACGCGCTGACCGAGAAGGTCGCCAAGGTTCAGCAAGTCGTCGCTAACTGA
- a CDS encoding lytic transglycosylase domain-containing protein: MRSRGCAAAVALVVVPLLLLVLAGWLVVIGRGVNPIRHLEPVPDDVPPAAGAALPSVDINGPGRTAQQFTDWSQPLSEETGISVQALNAYANATAIIDAATPGCHLRWTTLAGIGYVETRHGTYSGRVFGGGKLDADGVATPPIVGPVLDGTRGFAEIKDTDRGEIDTDSTYDRAVGPMQFIPGSWALYGRDADGDGVKNPQQIDDAAISAATLLCASERDLATPEGWVSAVRAYNNSDDYVIKVRNAANAYAMGQPPA, translated from the coding sequence ATGAGGTCAAGAGGGTGCGCGGCAGCAGTGGCGTTGGTGGTTGTTCCATTGTTGCTGTTGGTCTTGGCTGGTTGGCTTGTCGTGATTGGGCGTGGGGTTAATCCGATTCGCCACCTTGAGCCTGTTCCGGATGATGTGCCTCCGGCTGCGGGCGCTGCTTTGCCTTCGGTCGATATCAATGGCCCCGGGCGTACTGCCCAGCAGTTCACCGATTGGTCGCAGCCGTTGTCGGAAGAGACGGGCATTTCGGTGCAGGCGTTGAATGCGTATGCGAATGCGACGGCGATTATTGATGCGGCCACGCCTGGTTGTCATCTTCGGTGGACGACGTTGGCTGGGATCGGCTACGTGGAGACGCGCCACGGGACGTATTCCGGTCGTGTGTTTGGTGGCGGCAAGTTGGATGCTGATGGGGTAGCGACGCCGCCGATTGTGGGCCCCGTGTTGGATGGGACTCGTGGTTTCGCGGAGATCAAAGACACCGACCGTGGCGAGATTGACACCGATTCCACTTATGATCGCGCGGTGGGCCCGATGCAGTTTATTCCTGGTTCGTGGGCGTTGTATGGCCGCGATGCGGATGGGGATGGCGTCAAAAATCCTCAACAGATTGATGACGCCGCGATCTCGGCGGCTACATTGTTGTGCGCGTCGGAGCGTGATCTGGCGACACCGGAGGGGTGGGTGAGTGCGGTGCGGGCCTACAACAATTCTGATGACTATGTGATCAAGGTGCGCAACGCTGCTAATGCTTATGCGATGGGGCAGCCCCCTGCTTAA
- the efeB gene encoding iron uptake transporter deferrochelatase/peroxidase subunit has translation MNEKSLSRRGFLTGAGLGVAGVAGFAAMPADSSEPKAHAGNSSQIVPFNGAHQAGIVTPAQDRMHFVAFDVLEGTTREDLIELLKKWTVMARRMSAGKEAVEDGATGLGDVAVPQDTGEALDLPPSNLTITVGFGPSLFDDRFGLASKKPEQLRDLPHFPGDQLVAEQSRGDLCIQACADDPQVAVHAVRVLAKAGVGMVVIRWSQLGFGRTSSTSSAQKTPRNLFGFKDGTNNLKSEYTKLIDEHVWVKQPSWMDGGTFLITRRIRMLIENWDRQILAEQEATFGRDKRSGAPLGREDEFDELPLDEYVGTEGPIIPNDAHARLAHFSQNDGGRMLRRGYNFVDGSDGFGHLNAGLFFIAFVADPDRDFITIQNNLSKNDKMNEYVRYESSAIFACPPGTRNNSQWWGQTLFT, from the coding sequence ATGAACGAAAAGTCTCTGTCCCGCCGTGGTTTCCTCACAGGCGCGGGCTTGGGTGTTGCCGGTGTCGCAGGTTTCGCTGCGATGCCCGCAGACTCCTCCGAGCCCAAAGCCCATGCGGGAAATAGTTCGCAGATTGTTCCCTTCAATGGTGCCCATCAGGCTGGCATTGTGACGCCTGCGCAGGACCGCATGCACTTTGTTGCTTTCGATGTTCTCGAAGGCACAACGCGTGAGGACCTGATCGAGTTGTTGAAGAAGTGGACAGTTATGGCCCGCCGTATGTCCGCAGGTAAAGAGGCTGTTGAGGACGGCGCCACCGGCCTCGGTGATGTTGCAGTCCCCCAGGACACTGGCGAAGCACTCGACCTTCCTCCATCAAACCTGACGATCACGGTGGGCTTCGGCCCCTCGTTGTTTGACGACCGTTTCGGTTTAGCATCCAAAAAGCCCGAACAGTTGCGGGATCTGCCGCACTTCCCCGGCGACCAACTGGTTGCCGAGCAATCCCGCGGTGATTTGTGCATCCAGGCGTGCGCCGACGACCCCCAGGTCGCGGTTCACGCGGTGCGTGTTCTGGCTAAGGCCGGTGTCGGCATGGTCGTGATTCGTTGGTCGCAGCTGGGTTTCGGCCGCACCTCTTCCACCTCCAGTGCGCAGAAGACGCCGCGTAACCTGTTCGGGTTTAAAGATGGCACCAACAACCTAAAGTCCGAGTACACCAAGCTCATCGACGAGCACGTGTGGGTCAAACAGCCCTCGTGGATGGATGGCGGCACGTTCCTGATCACCCGCCGCATCCGCATGCTCATTGAGAACTGGGATCGTCAAATCTTGGCGGAACAGGAGGCCACCTTCGGGCGCGACAAGCGCAGCGGGGCCCCCTTGGGCCGCGAGGACGAATTCGACGAGTTACCCTTGGACGAGTACGTCGGCACGGAGGGCCCCATCATCCCCAATGACGCCCACGCGCGTCTGGCTCACTTTTCTCAAAACGATGGTGGCCGGATGTTGCGCCGCGGCTACAACTTTGTGGATGGTTCGGATGGCTTCGGCCACTTGAACGCAGGGTTGTTCTTCATCGCTTTCGTTGCTGATCCGGATCGGGATTTCATCACGATTCAGAACAACTTGTCGAAAAACGACAAGATGAATGAGTACGTCCGCTACGAATCCTCAGCGATTTTCGCCTGCCCTCCGGGCACGCGGAATAACTCGCAGTGGTGGGGCCAAACCCTGTTTACTTAA
- a CDS encoding DUF501 domain-containing protein, with product MPDTSHVDPQDLATVAEQLGRQPRGVVEISYRSPDGVPGVVKTRPRLDDGTPFPTLYYLTDPRLTAEASRLEVAQVMKWMTSRLASDAELAADYQAAHEHFLAVRNEMEDLGTDFSGGGMPDRVKCLHVLIAYALAEGPERVRLGTEAVALAAENPDLRGSAIPADWPTAAELGIDTSLFED from the coding sequence ATGCCTGACACTTCCCACGTCGATCCCCAGGACCTCGCGACCGTTGCCGAACAGCTTGGCAGGCAGCCCCGCGGCGTCGTTGAAATTTCTTACCGCAGCCCGGATGGTGTTCCCGGTGTAGTTAAGACCCGCCCGCGCCTGGATGACGGTACTCCCTTCCCGACGCTGTACTACTTGACGGATCCCCGCCTGACTGCAGAGGCCTCCCGCCTGGAGGTCGCACAGGTGATGAAATGGATGACGTCGCGTTTGGCTTCGGACGCAGAATTGGCTGCGGATTATCAGGCGGCGCACGAGCATTTCTTGGCTGTGCGCAATGAAATGGAAGACCTCGGCACGGATTTCTCCGGCGGGGGTATGCCCGATCGGGTGAAGTGCCTGCACGTACTCATTGCGTATGCGTTGGCTGAAGGCCCTGAACGTGTCCGTTTGGGCACCGAGGCCGTGGCACTGGCCGCTGAGAATCCCGATCTGCGCGGCAGTGCTATTCCCGCCGATTGGCCGACCGCTGCCGAACTTGGCATCGACACCAGCCTGTTTGAAGACTAG
- the glmU gene encoding bifunctional UDP-N-acetylglucosamine diphosphorylase/glucosamine-1-phosphate N-acetyltransferase GlmU, with amino-acid sequence MSNVAVVILAAGAGTRMKSTTPKMLHSVAGRTMLAHALHAAAGLKPQHLITVVGHGREQVLPAIDAETAALRDYGVDTVATATQEQQNGTGDAVACGLAELPEDFDGTVLVTTSDVPMLNSDTLAGLLAEHNAKPRAAVTVLTATVDAPRGYGRIVRSVDGEVMRIVEEKDATDDIRAITEVNSGVYAFDAELLRHALTRLDTNNAQGEFYLTDVISIARELDRTVRGHRLDDAALVAGVNDRVQLAAMGKEMNRRICEKAMRGGATIIDPDTTWIDIDVEIGRDVIIHPGTQLKGCTTIADNCEIGPDTTLIDMEVHEGASVIRTHGSLSVIGKDATVGPYTYIRPGTELGEKGKLGGFVEAKNAKIGRGSKVPHLTYIGDATVGEESNIGASSVFVNYDGVNKHHTTIGDHVRTGSDTMFIAPVTVGDGAYSGAGTVIREDVPAGALVVSGGKQRNIEGWVEAKRPGTPAAEAAARAQQRAQQ; translated from the coding sequence ATGAGCAATGTCGCTGTAGTCATCCTCGCCGCCGGTGCCGGCACGAGAATGAAATCCACCACCCCCAAAATGCTGCACAGCGTAGCCGGCCGCACCATGCTGGCCCACGCACTACATGCCGCCGCCGGGCTGAAACCCCAGCACCTCATCACTGTTGTGGGCCACGGGCGCGAACAAGTCCTACCAGCCATCGACGCTGAAACTGCAGCCCTGCGCGACTACGGGGTAGATACGGTTGCCACCGCCACCCAGGAACAGCAAAACGGCACCGGTGACGCCGTCGCCTGCGGCCTCGCAGAACTCCCCGAGGATTTCGACGGCACTGTCCTGGTCACCACCTCCGACGTGCCGATGCTCAACAGTGACACCCTCGCCGGCCTGCTCGCCGAACACAACGCCAAACCCCGCGCAGCCGTCACCGTGCTCACCGCCACCGTGGATGCACCCCGCGGCTACGGCCGTATCGTCCGCTCCGTCGACGGCGAAGTCATGCGCATCGTCGAAGAAAAAGACGCCACCGACGACATCCGCGCCATCACCGAAGTCAACTCTGGTGTCTACGCCTTCGACGCCGAACTCCTCCGCCACGCCCTCACCCGCCTAGACACCAACAACGCCCAAGGCGAGTTCTACCTCACCGATGTCATCAGCATCGCCCGCGAACTCGACCGCACCGTCCGCGGCCACCGACTTGATGACGCCGCGTTGGTCGCCGGCGTCAACGACCGCGTACAGCTCGCCGCCATGGGCAAAGAAATGAACCGCCGCATCTGCGAAAAGGCCATGCGCGGCGGGGCCACCATCATCGACCCCGACACAACCTGGATCGATATTGATGTCGAGATCGGACGCGACGTCATCATCCATCCCGGCACCCAACTCAAAGGCTGCACCACCATCGCGGACAACTGCGAAATCGGGCCCGACACCACACTCATCGACATGGAAGTCCACGAAGGCGCATCCGTCATCCGCACGCATGGGTCACTGTCCGTCATCGGTAAAGACGCCACCGTCGGCCCCTACACCTACATCCGCCCCGGCACCGAGCTCGGCGAAAAGGGCAAACTCGGCGGATTCGTCGAAGCGAAGAACGCCAAGATCGGCCGCGGCTCGAAAGTTCCGCACCTCACCTACATTGGTGATGCAACCGTCGGGGAAGAATCCAACATTGGCGCCTCCAGCGTCTTCGTCAACTACGACGGCGTCAACAAGCACCACACCACTATTGGGGATCACGTACGCACCGGCTCCGATACGATGTTTATCGCACCAGTCACCGTCGGCGACGGCGCCTACTCCGGCGCAGGTACAGTGATCAGGGAAGACGTACCGGCCGGGGCACTCGTCGTGTCCGGCGGTAAACAACGCAATATTGAAGGATGGGTCGAGGCCAAACGCCCCGGCACGCCCGCTGCCGAAGCCGCAGCTAGGGCACAACAGCGAGCACAACAGTAG
- a CDS encoding FtsB family cell division protein: MDLQQRPTTGRTHTSSKRRSNRSSVPVARREVTGVQPKIRAPRPAFKIGPKEIFVVAAVLILMLLATALPLRNYFQQRHAIVTAQQAIESKQEEKQQLIAEIERYQSEDYIREEARNRLGVIQPGESAYRIIDPEMKREHTTQGRDPSSEKHDPWFEQLWGQVAGADDAVADRGSALGQ; this comes from the coding sequence ATGGATTTACAGCAGCGGCCCACCACAGGGCGGACACACACCTCATCGAAGCGGCGCTCCAACCGTAGTTCGGTACCTGTCGCGCGCCGTGAGGTCACTGGGGTGCAGCCGAAAATTCGCGCTCCTAGGCCGGCGTTTAAGATTGGGCCGAAGGAGATCTTCGTTGTCGCTGCGGTGTTGATCCTCATGTTGCTTGCCACCGCTTTGCCTCTGCGTAATTACTTTCAGCAACGCCACGCGATTGTGACCGCCCAGCAAGCTATTGAATCCAAGCAGGAAGAAAAGCAGCAGCTCATCGCGGAGATTGAGCGCTATCAATCGGAAGACTACATTCGCGAGGAAGCGCGCAACAGGCTCGGCGTAATCCAGCCGGGGGAGAGCGCGTACCGCATCATCGACCCCGAGATGAAGCGCGAACACACGACTCAGGGCCGTGACCCTTCGAGTGAAAAACACGACCCCTGGTTTGAGCAATTGTGGGGGCAGGTCGCAGGTGCGGATGACGCAGTTGCAGACAGGGGCTCGGCACTGGGACAATAA